A stretch of DNA from Roseovarius sp. M141:
GATTTGCCGCCCAATTCCATGGTGATGTGTTTCAACGCTGCCGCCGCCGCGCCCGCGACCTTGCGGCCGGTCGGCACGGATCCTGTCAGCGACACCTTTTCAATGCCGGGATGATTGACAAGCATTGCCCCGACATCTCCGTAGCCCTGGACCACATTGAACAGCCCCTTTGGCGCACCGGCCTCTATAAAAATCTCGGCGATTTTCAGGGCGCAAAGCGGAGTTGTTTCGGAGGGTTTGAATATCATCGCGTTCCCTCCCGCCAATGCGGGGGCCGCCTTCCAGCACGCAATTTGCGTGGGGTAGTTCCACGCACCAATCCCCAGGCAAACGCCAAGAGGTTCGCGTTTGGTCAGGGCGAAATCTCCGCCGCCGAGGGGGATATACTGGCCGCTATCGGCCGCTATCATGCCGCCAAAAAACTCCAGACTGTCGGCGCCCGATGTCGCATCCGCCACCAGGGTTTCCTGAATGGGTTTGCCAGTGTCATAGGTTTCCAGCTCTGACAGGGCTTCGTTGTTCTCACGGATCAATTGCGCCGCCCGCTGCAGAACGCGCCCGCGTTCCAGTGGTGAGACTGCCGCCCATATACGCTGCGCCCGTTGCGCACTTTCCACGGCTGCTTCGACGATGGCAGTCGTTGCCGAATGCAGCTTGGCCATCTGTTCCCCCGTCGCCGGAAAGATCACGTCGATGACAGCTCCGTCGGCATCCTCAACATACGCGCCGTCAACGAAATGCGATCCTTGCGGGGTGAGCGATAGGGACATTGATGTTTACTCCATTGGATTTGAGGTCGTGATCGCGTTGCGCTGCGCAACTTTGCGCAGGGTGCAGGCCGGGGGAAATACTGCGATCTTCTGTGATATCTGAATTTGGGTGCCTGCCCCCGCCACCGGAACCAGCGGGAGCAGGCAAGTTAAGATCAGTGAATACTTTCGATCTTCGCGAAATCGAGGCTGTTTTCCTCAGGAGATCCTTCGATGGAGGCAACCTCCCTCCGCTTCATCAGCACAATATAAGCGATACAGGCCAGATAGATGCCGACAACAACAGCACCAATCCACTGGATTTGCAGCCACTGGCTTTGGAAGGCCAGCGTGAGGCCGAACAGAACGGCGACGTTGCCGGCGACATAGCCTGCCTTGCCGAACCGGTCAGTTGTCAGTGAAAGGTTGTCGGAATAAAGCCGGATCAGACTGTCAAGAGAGTTGATGACAAAGGTGACACCGACGATGACCATCGCAATGTTCAAGATGCCAGTCGTGTCGATTCCGTTGGTGTAATAGAAATACAGCACCGAAAACCAGATCGCGAGCGGGATAGACGGGATCACCAGCAGCGCCAGCAACAGGTGCTGTGTCCGCAAACCGCCAACAAAACGAGACGTAAACTGACCAATCATGATCGACCAGGCAAACCACCAGAACAGGTAGAACTCATGGTAGTCGTTGATCGGAGACGCGAACTTGTGAATGTTCCCGAAGTATCCTGTTGCCAGGTCGCTCAGGTTTGAAGCCATCGCGCCAAAGCCCATTCCGCCGAACAGCCACATGAAGACGATCAACGCAAGAAACATGTACGTTGAACCCACGCTTAGGACTTTGACAAATTTTATGTCCGTGCTGGAATATGTGGCCGCCAGGATGACGCAGAATACAATCACATAGAACGTGGTGATCACTGTCTCGCCGTCACCTACCTCAGGAATGTAGAACGGCAGATAGACCAAAAAGAGGCTGGCCGTAAAAGCGCAGGTCCCGATGATGACGATGTTGTTCAGAATTTTTACGAACGGAATTTCAAAAAACTTGACCCGTGGCTCAATGACACAAAAATAGAAGCTGGTCAGGAAGTAGAAGCTCCAGATCAGAAAGCCCCAAAACCCGAATTCAATCGCCAGCGGGTTCGTAAATCCGTAATCCCCGGCGTTGGCGGTGTCAGCATAGGTTGGAAATTCGCCAAGCGGGAACATGATGAGACCCACATCAAGCCCCGATGTGAACAAAATGGCGATGAAGGTGAAAAGCGGCACGGGCGTGACGCCGATAACCCGTAAGTTCCACCATTTGACGACGCAAAACGCCACAAGCGCAAGTGCCATTATAATCCCGAATGAGATTATTATTGATAGTAAAGCCGCCATATAGTTCCTCCCAATTGGCTAGTGCGGTTATCCACGCTTCCTGACGGTCTCCGTCAGCAGCCCTTTTGCACGCTTGTAGAATTCTTAGCACATTTGTTCTATGGGCTTTTCTTAGGCACGACACTTGGCGGTTCTGTTGCGTCGGTTTTGCCTGGCCGCAGAAGGGGCGATGTGACGCTGCCGCGCATGCGGCGCTCAGCCAGCAGGTCCAGCACATCCCTGTACAAGAGCGGATATCGCCAATGCAGCGGGTCGTGTCGCGAAGGTGGTAGAAATTCGAAGGTGGCGTAATCTCCGGGTGACTTGAACCCACCCAACCGGCGGCTGACACCGCCAGGGAGATCACGCCATGAAGAACAATACCGACACTGCCACGCTTTCGCTACTGTCCAATGAAACGGGCCATGATCCGATCGAGGATCGCCTTCGAGAAAATATCCGCGCCACGATCGAGGCGGTTTTCGAAGAGGAATTGGAGGCGTTTCTGGGGCGCTGCCGCTATGACCGCAGCACCGACAAACCCACGGGCTACCGGCACGGCCACCGGGAGCGTCAGTTGATTGGCACGTTTGGGACCGGAGACGATAAGCGTGCCGCGTGCCCGCGCCGTCGATGAGACCGGCAAGACCACGGAATGGCGCTCGAAGGCGCTGCCGCGTTATCAGCGGCTGACCAAGAAGGCTGAAGCGCTGATTGCCTCGGTCTACCTGGCAGGCACCAACACGCGGCGCGTGAAACGGGCGCTGTATGGGCTATTCGAAGGCGCGGTGAGCAAGGATGTGGTCAGCCGGGCCTGGCGCAAGGTGAAGGTCGACTGGGATGCCTGGGTGGCGCGCAACCTGGCCAATGAGGACATCGTCCGGCTGATCCTCGACGGCACGGTGATCAAGACGCGCATTGACAAGAAAGCCACCAACATCTCGGTGCTGGCGGCTATCGGCATACGCCGGGACGGGCAGAAGGTGCTGCTCTCGATTATGAATATGGGCGGTGAAAGCAAGGCTGCCTGGGCCGAGTTTCTCGGCGATCTCGACGCGCGCGGCCTGAAGCGACCGGAGTTTGTCATTGTCGACGGCGCTCCCGGTCTTGAGGCCGCTCTTGTCGCGCTCTGGGGAGAGGACCTGCCGATCCAGCGCTGCACGGTTCACAAGCATCGCAATCTTCTCGGCCACGCCCCGAAACGCATGCAGGACGAGTTGACCGAGGATTATCGCGACATGATCTATGCCGAAAATGCGGCTGAAATCGACAAGCGCCGCAAGGCGTTCCTGCGCAAATGGCGGTTGAAATGCCGCGCGGTGGCGGACAGCCTGGAAGAGGCCGGAGACCGGCTGTTCACCTTCACCCGGCTGGACCCGCCGCAGTGGAAATCAGCCCGCACGACAAACGCCATCGAGCGCCTGAACGAGGAGTTCCGCCGCCGCATCAAAACCCAAACCGTGCTGCCCTGCGCCGAAACCGTGCCGATGCTGCTCTGGGCGCTGATGGCATCGGGCCAGATCCAGATGCGGAAAGTGGACGGTTGGGAAACGCTGGCTCAGCCCATCGCCCCGATCAGCCTTGACCTCGCGGCCTGATCAGGCCCAAATCCCCATACTCGGAGAACGCCGCCGGGGAATTTCCACCAGATTCGAGACACCACCATGCAGCGGCACCGCCAACAGAATGCTCTTATTCGAACAGCGATGATGTTTGAAGGGATTGTGCCGCGCCAGCAGTGAGCCTCACGGGCCAATCCATACATGATATCAGACCCCGATACTGTTATCGCATCAGAACCACGGTAGTTTTGGCAGAGCACCTGACTCAGATATCTTATTGCTCATCGGTACGCCTTCAACTAGCGTTTCGCACCGCTGACATCGTGTCCCACGATGCAGGGTGCTGAAAAGGGGAGGTCACCCTATAGCAATCCCGACCGATCTGGCTGGCCAAGGAGTAAATCGATGCGTGACACTATACGTGAGCGCGAACTTGCATCTCATTATGCGCTGTCGCCTTCACCGGAGCTTGCCGCCGAGATGCACGATATCTACGCCCGGATGGAGCGTGTCGTGGCGCCCCCGGATTGGGCAATCTACGCGCCTTATGTAGCTGCAATCAACGCGCTCAAGAAAAAGCGCAACGCGGTCATTCTGGCGCATAATTACATGACCCCGGAAATCTTTCACGGCATCGCGGATTTTGTCGGCGATAGCCTACAGCTCGCAATCAAGGCAACCGAGGTGGACGCCGACGTGATTGTGCAGTGCGGCGTACACTTCATGGCGGAAACCTCGAAGATCCTGAACCCGCCCAAGACGGTGCTGATCCCGGATATGGAAGCGGGCTGTTCGCTGGCCGAAAGCATCACCGCCGAAGGCGTGGCAGAAATGCGGGCAAGGTATCCGGGCGCGCCTGTTGTGACCTATGTGAACACCACAGCCGAGGTCAAAGCCGCGTCTGACATCTGCTGCACCTCGTCCAATGCCGCACAAATCGTTGCGGCGATGGACGGCGACACAGTGATCATGACGCCGGACAAATATCTGGCGCAGAACGTCGCCAAAGAGGTGCCGGGCAAACGTGTCGTCTGGTGGGAAGGCTCGTGTATCGTGCATGAACGCTATACAGCCAAGGACATTCAGGATTTCCGCGAATGGAATCCCGGCACGCAGATTATCACGCATCCCGAATGCACGCCCGAAGTGGTGGCAGAGGCGGATTTTTCTGGCTCGACCAGTGGCATTCTGGACTATGTCCACCGGGAAAAACCGCGAAAGGCGATGCTGGTGACAGAGTGTTCCATGGCCTCGAACATTGCGGATGAACTGCCGGAGGTCGAATTCGTAGGGCCGTGCAACATGTGCCCTTACATGAAGAAAATCACGCTGGAAAAGGTGTTGTGGGCCCTGCACTCGATGAGCGGTGCTGTCGAGGTAGAACCCCAGGTTGCGGCCAAGGCACGGATCGCCGTCGAGAGAATGATAGACCTGTCGCGCAAGTTTGCGAGCTGACGTAGCCCCGGCGATGTTTGAAATTGAAACTGACAGAATCGTCATCATAGGCGCAGGTTTGGGCGCGCTTTACGCGGCGCTGATGCTGTCACCGCGACCGGTGCTGATCATCTCACCCGAAGCCTTGGGGGGAGGGGCCAGCTCTGCATGGGCGCAGGGCGGCGTCGCCGCGGCTATGGACGCTGCCGACAGTGCCCAAATGCATGCCCGCGACACGGTACGCGCCGGGGCGGGGACCGTGGATGGCGATGTCGCGACTGCCGTGACCGCAGAGGCCAAGGCGCACATTCTCAGGCTGACCGAATTGGGCACGCCGTTTGATCGCGCGGCGAATGGGGATTACATCATGTCCCGTGAGGCGGCGCATAGTTTTGCCCGTGTTGTCCGGGTGCGCGGCGATCAGGCCGGAGCGGAAATCATGCGAGCGTTGATCGCACAGGTGCGCGCGACCCCCTCGGTCCAGGCCCTGGAGGGGGTGGTGGCCGTCGGGCTGGACACGCGCGATGGTGACGTTATCGGCGTCGAGGTCGAGTTGTCTCGCCCCGAAGGCTCCCCTGCGGTGATGCTTAGGGGGGCGGCATATCTCGTGGCTGGTGGCGGGTCGGGCGGGTTGTTTGCGCTGACTACCAACCCGCCGCGTATTCGGGGGCAGGTGATCGGTATGGCCGCCCGTGCCGGTGCCGCGATTGCCGATGCGGAATTTGTTCAGTTTCACCCCACCGCGATTGATTGCGGAGAGGATCCCGCGCCGCTGGCGACAGAGGCCCTGCGCGGTGCGGGCGCACATCTGGTCAACAGCAACGGCGACCGGTTCATGCTGCCGATTCATGCCGATGCGGAACTTGCGCCACGTGATGTCGTGGCGCGGGCGATCTATGCTCAAACGCAGGCGGGCTTGCGCCCCATGTTGGATACGCGTGCGGCCCTGGGGGGCCGGGTGCTGACTGATTTTCCCGCAGTCGCTCAGGCTTGCGCGCGGGCTGGTATTGACGCCGCGGTCCAGATGATCCCCGTCGCCGCCGCCGCGCATTATCACATGGGCGGTATCGAAACTGACGATGGGAGTCGTGCCAGCCTTGGCAATCTGTGGGTTTGCGGCGAAGCATCCTCAACGGGGCTGCACGGGGCAAACCGGCTTGCCTCCAACGGTCTACTCGAAGCGTTGGTTTATGCACGCCGCTGCGCACAGAGCATTGATGTCGCGTTGGATATTCCTTTGTCCGACGTTGCCGTGGTGACGCTGCCCGACCTGCCGGCGGGCACGCCACCTGATCCGGGTTTGGTGCAGCAATTGCGCAATGCGATGACCAGCGGTGTAGGCGTCGTGCGGGATGCAGATGGATTGAAGCGGGCGCTTCGCACCATAGCCCGGATCGAGGCGGCGCAGCCCGACTGTACCGGCCTGCGCAACATGACCGCCTGTGCGACCATGATCGCCGCCGCCGCGTTACTGCGCGAAGAAAGCCGTGGCGCCCATTATCGACGGGATTTTCCCGCACCCTCGGACACGGCGCGTCGCAGCCGCCAGATGTTCGCCGATGCAATCGCCCTGCGCAATACGATAGAGGCCGCACTATGATGACCTTCCCACCCCTGCCCGAAATGATTCTGGAGCCTGTGGTCCGCGCGGCGCTAATGGAAGATCTGGGCACGTACGGCGACCTCACAACGCGCACTGTAATCCCTGCCGACACCATATATACCGCCCAGTTGCGCGCGCGGGAGGACGGTGTCGTATCGGGTATGCAGGTCGCCGAAATCGCATTCCGGCTGATCGACCGGTCGCTGGATATCCGATGCCTGAAACCGGACGGGCGCTCGATTTCCCAAGGGGATGTGCTGATGGAAATCACTGGCTCTGCCGCGTCCATCCTGTCGGCAGAACGAGTGGCGCTGAATTTCGCCGGTCGATTGGCGGGCATTGCCACGCTGACAGCGGCCTTTGTTGCGGAAACCAGGGGAACACGAACCCGGATTACCTGCACCCGCAAGACCACGCCGGGCTTACGGTTGGTGGAAAAGCAGGCGGTGCTGCACGGCGGCGGGTTCAATCATCGCTTTTCGCTCTCTGATGCTATTCTTATCAAGGATAACCACATCGCCGCAGTCGGCGGCGTCCGCCCGGCCCTTCGGTCAGTCAAGCAGCGCGCCTCGCACATGATTCGGGTCGAGATCGAAGTGGATCGTCTGGACCAACTGGCCGAGGTGCTGGACGAAGGCGGCGCTGATGTTGTCCTGCTTGATAATATGGACACAGCCACCCTCACAGAGGCCGTCGCCATGACCAAGGGCACGATTGCCCTCGAAGCATCGGGAAATATGCAGCTGAATCGGATCGCGGAAGTCGCGGCAACGGGCGTTGACTATATCTCGTCCGGTGCCCTGACCCATTCCGCCCGGACCATTGATCTGGGGTTGGATTTTCAAGAGCGCCGCCCGTAGATATGCATCGGTTGCGATGCAACGCGCGGATCTTACGCATTAAAAATTACAAATAGCGTCCGGATCCATTCAGCGCAATCGCCGCTCACGGGCGTCACGGTGAACGTGTGGGCGCTGGCGTGGACCGGATGTCTGATGCTGCGCACAAAAGGTATTTTTGCAAGAAAGCGCGAGAGATGTTGCGTCGAAATACTTTATCGATAATAAATTTAACCAGCGAACCAAAGATGAAAGTTATCGATAGAATGGCCGACGCAAAAACTGTCTGGACCCGCGAGACCGCAAAAAACCTATATGATCTGCCGTTCATGGACTTGCTCTACCGGGCGCAGACCGTCCATCGCGCGCATTTTGATCCAAACCGGATTCAGATGTCCCGACTCCTGTCGATCAAGACCGGGGGCTGCGCCGAGGACTGTGCCTATTGCTCGCAATCGGCGCGCAATGGTTCCCAGCTTTCGGCCTCGAAACTCATCGAGGTGGAGCGCGCCCTGAGCCAGGCCCGCAAGGCCCGTGATGCGGGGGCTACCAGATTCTGCATGGGGGCTGCATGGCGCGAACCCAAGGCGCGGGACATGGATGCGCTTGTGGCCATGGTCGAAGGGGTAAAGGCGCTGGGCATGGAGACCTGCATGACGCTCGGGATGCTGGATGACACGCAGGTCGTGCAATTGCGCGACGCCGGGCTGGACTATTACAATCACAATATCGACACGTCCGAACGCTTTTACCCGGAGGTCATTACAACCCGCGGCTTTGCTGATCGGATCGATACGCTGAACCGGGTCCATGAGGCGGGTATCAAGGTTTGCTCGGGCGGGATTCTGGGCATGGGCGAGGGCATTGACGACCGGCTGGACATGCTGGTCACACTTGCCAATCTGCCGTCGCCGCCGGGGTCGGTGCCGATCAACATGTTGATGCCCCAGCAGGACACGCCGCTGGCCGATGCAGCCCCGGTCGATCCGATCGACTTTATCCGCATCATCGCGGTCGCCCGGATCATGATGACGCAATCCTATGTCCGCCTTTCCGCCGGTCGCAGCGAGATGAGCACCGAAATGCAGGCGATGTGTTTCTTTGCCGGGGCGAATTCGATCTTTGTGGGCGACACGCTGCTGACCGCAGAGAACCCCGAAGAGAACAGCGACATGGCGCTTTTGGCCAAACTGGGCATACAGCCCGAGGAGGCCGAAGGTCACAGCAGCGTGCAGGCCGCACAATGACCACGCAGGCCCGGATCGGCGGGGCGCTTGACGCCTTGGCGTCCCGCCATCGCCTGCGCGCGCTTGCGCCCCAGACCGGGCTGGATTTCGCCTCCAACGACTACCTTGGGCTGGCCGGCTCGACCCTGCTGGCGGATGCCGCGCAGGAGGCCTTGGCGCGGGGCGTTCCTGTCGGGGCGGGTGGATCGCGCCTGCTGCGCGGGAACCACCCCGAACATGAGGCGGTTGAGGCCGAGGCAGCGGCATTCTTTGGCACTCAGGCAGCGCTGTTCATGGGCGGCGGGTTTCAGGCAAACCAAGCGATCTTTGCCAGCCTGCCTGCCGCTCAGGACCTGATTCTGCATGACGCGCTTATCCATGCCAGCGCCATAGAAGGAATGCGGCTGGGCCGGGCGGCAACGCGCGCCTTTCCCCATAATGACATCGGCGCGGCCATGCGGAGTCTGGCACAGTGGCGCGGTGAGGGGGGGCGCGGACAGGTCTGGATCGCGGTCGAGAGCGTCTATTCCATGGAGGGCGACGTTGCGCCCCTTGCAGACCTTGCGCAGATGGCCCGCGAAGAGGGCGCGGTGCTGGTGGTCGATGAGGCCCACGCCACCGGGGTCTTTGGCGCAGAAGGTCGTGGGCTGGCGGATCGGCTGGATGCGCAGGTGCTGACGCTGCACACCTGCGGCAAGGCGCTGGGTGTCGCTGGGGGGCTGATCTGCGGTGCAAAGGTGATGATCGACATGCTCATTAATCGCGCCCGTCCCTTTGTCTTTGCGACAGCCCCCTCGCCGCTGAATGCCGCGCTGGTCCGGGCGGCGCTGCGCGCGCTGCAATCGCACCCCGATCTGATCCTAGAGGCTGGGCAGCGTGTGGCACATGCCCATGCAGAGGCCCGCAGGCTTGGTGTCGTGGGCGCCCTGCATAGCCAGATCATCCCCGTTGTGATCGGCGCGGACCAGCCCACAATGATGCGCGCCAAGACCCTGCAAAACATGGGCTTTGACGTGCGGGGCATCCGCCCTCCCACTGTGCCGCGCGGCACATCCCGGCTGCGGATTTCGATCACCGGCAATATCGACCACGCCCAAGTCACCGCGCTTTTCATGGCCATTGCCGATCAACAAAGAGAGGTCGCATGACGCCGATTGTCATCACGGGAACCGACACCGGCGTCGGCAAGACCGTCTTTGCGGCCGGTCTGACCGCTGCCCTCGGGGCGAGCTATTGGAAACCGGTGCAATCGGGCCTCGAAGAGGCGACGGACAGTCAGATCGTCGCAGCACTATCGCAGCGCCCGGTCCTGCCCGAGACCTATCGGCTGCGGCGCCCGGCCTCGCCGCATCTTGCGGCCGAGGATATGGACATCGAAATCGACCTTGCCCAGCTGTGTTTGCCGCAGGTGGACGGCCCGCTTGTGGTCGAGGGGGCAGGCGGCGTCATGGTGCCGCTGAATCGCAGGGTTTTCTTTCTCGAACTTTTTGCCGGCTGGAACGCCCCGGTCATTCTGGTTGCCCGCACGCAGCTTGGCACGATCAATCATGCTGCGCTGTCGCTCATGGCCCTGCGCGGTGCGGGGTGCCGCGTGCTGGGGGTTGCCTTCGTCGGCGCCGCTGAACCGGAGGTGGAGCAGACCATCGCCGAGATGTGTCAGGTGCGGCATCTGGGGCGGCTCGGGCCGCTGGCCGACCTAACGCATGAGACCCTTGCACACGCCTTTCAGGACATCGACCTCGACGCCATCCGGAGCGCTCTATGACCCCTCTTGATTTTGACGCGCAGCACCTGTGGCACCCCTACACGAATGTCGCAGATCCGGGTCCGATGCATCTGGTCACGGGCGCCGAGGGCGTCTGGCTGACATGTTCGGACGGCACCCGCATGATCGACGCCATGTCATCATGGTGGTGCGCGATCCATGGTCACCGTCACCCCGCGATCACCACTGCGATGAAACAGCAGATCGATACGATGCCCCACGTGATGTTCGGGGGCCTGACCCATACGCCCGCCATTGAGCTGGGCCGAAAACTTGTCGCGCTGCTCCCGGACGGGCTGAACCGCATATTTTATTGCGATAGCGGCTCGGTCTCGGTCGAGGTCGCGATGAAGATGGCGGTGCAGTACCAGATGGCCCGGGGCCATGATGGCAAGGTCGAATTTGCCACGACCCGGGGCGGCTATCATGGCGACACTTGGAAGGCGATGAGCGTGTGTGATCCGGAAAATGGCATGCACGGGCTGTTTCGCGGGGCGTTGTCGATCCAGCATTTCATTCCCCGCCCGCCGATCCGGATCGACGATGTCTGGCCTCAGGATCCTGCGGCCAACGGGCTTGCTGCGTTGGAGTGTCTGCTGCGCGATAAGGGGCGCCAAATCGCGGCGCTGATTGTCGAGCCGGTCGTACAGGGCGCCGGCGGAATGTATTTTTACCATCCGGGCTGGCTGCGCGGGGCGCGGGCGCTGTGTGATGCCCATGACGTGCTGCTGATCCTTGACGAGATCGCCACCGGCTTTGGCCGCACCGGACGGCTTTTTGCGATGGACCATGCCGGGGTCGTGCCGGATATCCTCTGCCTTGGCAAGGCTTTGACTGGCGGGCATATCTCGTTTGCGGCAGCCGTGGCCAATGAAACCGTCGCGCGCGGAATCGGGGAAAGCGCGGCGGGTGTTTTCATGCATGGACCGACCTATATGGCCAACCCGCTGGCCTGCGTCGCCGGGGTCGCGAGCCTTGGTCTGCTCGAAGATCAAGGCTGGCAGCGGCAGGTGGGCGATATCGAGGCGCAGTTGCGCGCTGAACTGGAGGCCGCGCGCGGCCTCGCGGGCGTTGCCGATGTGCGGGTGCTTGGCGCCATCGGCGTGATCGAGATGCACGATACGGTTGACCCGCGTATCGCCCACAGTCTGGCACCCGAAACCGGCGTCTGGCTGCGCCCCTTCGCGCGCAATATCTATTGCATGCCGCCCTATATCATCAGCCCTGATGAGCTGAGCCGCGTCACCTCGGCCATGGTGGCGCTGGCGCGGGGTGCGCCATGAGGCGGCATTGGCTGGCGCGCAACGGCGGGCAGCAGCTGACGCTGGTGTTCGGCGGCTGGGGGCTGGGGGCGGTGCCATTTGCGGGGCTGATAGGCGCCGGGGATGTGCTGGTCGTGGACGATTACAGGGCGCTCGATGATCCGCTGCGCGAGGTGTCACAATATGATGGCATCCGCCTTTTGGCCTATTCCTTTGGCGTCGCCGCCGCGGCGCATTGGCTGTCGGCCCACACGCTGCGGCTTCAGCGGCTGGTGGCGGTCAACGGAACGCTCTGCCCGGCGGATGAAACCCACGGCATCGCGCCCGAAACCATCGCGGCAACGGCGCATGGGCTGAGCGCGGCCAGTTTTGCCCGGTTCTGTTGCCGGGTCGGCCATGCCGGGCCGATCCCGCGCATTGATGTGGCGGCGGCGCAGGCCGAGCTTCGGGCCATTGCGCAACGGGGCGGTGCCCCGCAGACCGAATTTGACCGGATCTGGATCTCACAGCACGACCGGATCATCCCGACGCGCGCGCAGCAGGCCGCGTGGCAGGCGCAATCCTGCGCTGTCCGGCGCCTGCGCGCTGCGCATCAACCCTTTGCAGCTGGTCAAAACTGGCAGGACTGGTTCGCATGAATGCCTGTATCGCTGATCGCGCCAAACGCAGCTTCACCCGCAGTTTTCAGAGCTACCATGAGGGCGCCAGCGAACAGGCCCGTATCGCAGATGCGCTTGCACAGCGGCTTGCGGATCTGTCCCTGTCCAAACCCTTTCAAAGTGCCTTTGAGATCGGCTGCGGCACCGGGCATTTGACCCATGCATTGCTGAACCGGTTTTCCATCGCATCGCTGACAGTGAACGATCTGGTGCCGAATGCGTGCCATCTGGCGGAGTCGGTCGGCGCGGATTTTTTGGAGGGCGATATCCGCAGCGTTATCTGGCCCAAGGCCCCGCATCTGATCGCCTCGGCATCGACCCTTCAATGGATGGATGCCCCCGAAGCGCTGTTGCGCAAGGCGGCTCAAACTCTGGCGCCGGGTGGTTGGCTGGCTTTTTCGGGCTTCGGACCTG
This window harbors:
- the betB gene encoding betaine-aldehyde dehydrogenase → MSLSLTPQGSHFVDGAYVEDADGAVIDVIFPATGEQMAKLHSATTAIVEAAVESAQRAQRIWAAVSPLERGRVLQRAAQLIRENNEALSELETYDTGKPIQETLVADATSGADSLEFFGGMIAADSGQYIPLGGGDFALTKREPLGVCLGIGAWNYPTQIACWKAAPALAGGNAMIFKPSETTPLCALKIAEIFIEAGAPKGLFNVVQGYGDVGAMLVNHPGIEKVSLTGSVPTGRKVAGAAAAALKHITMELGGKSPILVFEDADIESAIGAAMLGNFYSSGQICSNGTRVFVHEAIHDRFVARLTERTESILIGDPRNPDVQYGPMVTKAQMQIALDYIEIGKAEGATLQTGGVRVSPSDAPDGFFVSPAVFIGVTDDMRIAREEIFGPVMSVLKFASEDEVVARANATEFGLAAGIFTQDITRAHRVIDRLEAGTCWINTYNQTPVQMPFGGVKASGFGRENSAAALDHYTQLKSVYVAAGPVDSPY
- a CDS encoding BCCT family transporter, whose amino-acid sequence is MALALVAFCVVKWWNLRVIGVTPVPLFTFIAILFTSGLDVGLIMFPLGEFPTYADTANAGDYGFTNPLAIEFGFWGFLIWSFYFLTSFYFCVIEPRVKFFEIPFVKILNNIVIIGTCAFTASLFLVYLPFYIPEVGDGETVITTFYVIVFCVILAATYSSTDIKFVKVLSVGSTYMFLALIVFMWLFGGMGFGAMASNLSDLATGYFGNIHKFASPINDYHEFYLFWWFAWSIMIGQFTSRFVGGLRTQHLLLALLVIPSIPLAIWFSVLYFYYTNGIDTTGILNIAMVIVGVTFVINSLDSLIRLYSDNLSLTTDRFGKAGYVAGNVAVLFGLTLAFQSQWLQIQWIGAVVVGIYLACIAYIVLMKRREVASIEGSPEENSLDFAKIESIH
- the nadA gene encoding quinolinate synthase NadA; this translates as MRDTIRERELASHYALSPSPELAAEMHDIYARMERVVAPPDWAIYAPYVAAINALKKKRNAVILAHNYMTPEIFHGIADFVGDSLQLAIKATEVDADVIVQCGVHFMAETSKILNPPKTVLIPDMEAGCSLAESITAEGVAEMRARYPGAPVVTYVNTTAEVKAASDICCTSSNAAQIVAAMDGDTVIMTPDKYLAQNVAKEVPGKRVVWWEGSCIVHERYTAKDIQDFREWNPGTQIITHPECTPEVVAEADFSGSTSGILDYVHREKPRKAMLVTECSMASNIADELPEVEFVGPCNMCPYMKKITLEKVLWALHSMSGAVEVEPQVAAKARIAVERMIDLSRKFAS
- a CDS encoding L-aspartate oxidase, with the protein product MFEIETDRIVIIGAGLGALYAALMLSPRPVLIISPEALGGGASSAWAQGGVAAAMDAADSAQMHARDTVRAGAGTVDGDVATAVTAEAKAHILRLTELGTPFDRAANGDYIMSREAAHSFARVVRVRGDQAGAEIMRALIAQVRATPSVQALEGVVAVGLDTRDGDVIGVEVELSRPEGSPAVMLRGAAYLVAGGGSGGLFALTTNPPRIRGQVIGMAARAGAAIADAEFVQFHPTAIDCGEDPAPLATEALRGAGAHLVNSNGDRFMLPIHADAELAPRDVVARAIYAQTQAGLRPMLDTRAALGGRVLTDFPAVAQACARAGIDAAVQMIPVAAAAHYHMGGIETDDGSRASLGNLWVCGEASSTGLHGANRLASNGLLEALVYARRCAQSIDVALDIPLSDVAVVTLPDLPAGTPPDPGLVQQLRNAMTSGVGVVRDADGLKRALRTIARIEAAQPDCTGLRNMTACATMIAAAALLREESRGAHYRRDFPAPSDTARRSRQMFADAIALRNTIEAAL
- the nadC gene encoding carboxylating nicotinate-nucleotide diphosphorylase — encoded protein: MTFPPLPEMILEPVVRAALMEDLGTYGDLTTRTVIPADTIYTAQLRAREDGVVSGMQVAEIAFRLIDRSLDIRCLKPDGRSISQGDVLMEITGSAASILSAERVALNFAGRLAGIATLTAAFVAETRGTRTRITCTRKTTPGLRLVEKQAVLHGGGFNHRFSLSDAILIKDNHIAAVGGVRPALRSVKQRASHMIRVEIEVDRLDQLAEVLDEGGADVVLLDNMDTATLTEAVAMTKGTIALEASGNMQLNRIAEVAATGVDYISSGALTHSARTIDLGLDFQERRP
- the bioB gene encoding biotin synthase BioB, with protein sequence MADAKTVWTRETAKNLYDLPFMDLLYRAQTVHRAHFDPNRIQMSRLLSIKTGGCAEDCAYCSQSARNGSQLSASKLIEVERALSQARKARDAGATRFCMGAAWREPKARDMDALVAMVEGVKALGMETCMTLGMLDDTQVVQLRDAGLDYYNHNIDTSERFYPEVITTRGFADRIDTLNRVHEAGIKVCSGGILGMGEGIDDRLDMLVTLANLPSPPGSVPINMLMPQQDTPLADAAPVDPIDFIRIIAVARIMMTQSYVRLSAGRSEMSTEMQAMCFFAGANSIFVGDTLLTAENPEENSDMALLAKLGIQPEEAEGHSSVQAAQ
- a CDS encoding 8-amino-7-oxononanoate synthase → MTTQARIGGALDALASRHRLRALAPQTGLDFASNDYLGLAGSTLLADAAQEALARGVPVGAGGSRLLRGNHPEHEAVEAEAAAFFGTQAALFMGGGFQANQAIFASLPAAQDLILHDALIHASAIEGMRLGRAATRAFPHNDIGAAMRSLAQWRGEGGRGQVWIAVESVYSMEGDVAPLADLAQMAREEGAVLVVDEAHATGVFGAEGRGLADRLDAQVLTLHTCGKALGVAGGLICGAKVMIDMLINRARPFVFATAPSPLNAALVRAALRALQSHPDLILEAGQRVAHAHAEARRLGVVGALHSQIIPVVIGADQPTMMRAKTLQNMGFDVRGIRPPTVPRGTSRLRISITGNIDHAQVTALFMAIADQQREVA